The window GAAGGCGCTGCGACACCCCGGCACACCCTTCGACAACGACCCGGACTTCGAGCAGGTGGACATCGACGGTGGAGTCGCCGCCATCGATCGCGGCGGGCCGCTCCCGCCGGTCCCGGTCGCGGTCCTCAGCAAGACCGAACCGTTCGCCGCGCCGCCCACCATGGCCAAGGATCTGCTGGCAAAGCTGGAGGCCTCCTGGCCCAAGGCCCAACAGGCTCTGGTGGCGCTGCGGCCGCAGACCCCGCACCTGTTGGCGACCGGCAGCGACCACTACGTCCAGCTCCACGACCCCGACCTGACGATCGCGGCCATCCGTCTCGTCACCGGCCGCGCCGCCCAGTCGAGCACGGGGACACAGGCCCCGTAGAGCCCCCGGCCATCTCCGGTGATCAGTCGCGGTCGACGTGCTCGCGCACGACGGTTCCCTTGGCGGCGTCGATGTCGTACGTGGTCTTGTTCCAGTCCGGGGTGACGATGTCGACCGACCAGACGTCGTCGTCGAGTTCCACGGCCGTGACGGCACCCGGGGTGCGTCCCGTGGCGGTGACCACCGCCTTCTCCGCGGTGCTGGTCGCGGCCTTCACCTGCTCGGCGATCTCGCTCTTGTCGTCCGCGTCCTGCCCCGGCTCGACCCGCGAGCGGCTGATCTTCCCGGTGACGGCGTCGACCCGGACGTCATGGACGGTTCCGTCCTCGGCAGCCACCGAGACGTCCCACACCGGCATCCCGGCCGCCTGGGCGGAGGCCGCCGGGCTCGGGCTGCCCGAGGCGGTACCCGGGGAGGCGCCCCGGGTCGCGGTCAGCTCGATCTCCACGAGCCGGCCCTTCGCAACGGCGCCGAGCGCGGTGGCGGCGGCATGGTTCCACTGCACCTTCGCCGCGGGCACCAGGGCCATGCGCTCACGCTGGTCCTCGGTCATCGCGCCACCACCCGTCGGACTGGCCTGGGAGGAGGACGGCGCCGCGGGAGCGGAGGTCACGGGGGCCTTGCTCCCGCCACAGGCTCCGGCCATCAGCGTGGACGATACGGCGAGACTCACGGCGAGGCCGCGTAGTCGAGAGGGAGTCGTCATGACCGCCACGCTTTACCGGCATGACCGGTTCCGGCGCCGGACCACACCGCGAACCACCCGATCGCGAACCACTGACGCACTCGAACGGACCAGCGTCTCGGGCCGGCGTCCCGCGTTCAATCGAAGGTGCCGACAGGGTCCCGGCCTCGGGCCCGCCACGTGCTCACTTGCCGAGGGCCCGCTTGAGTTCGGCCTTGTCCATCTTGGAACGGCCCTCGATGTTCCGCTGCTTCGCCTCGTTGTACAACTGCTCCTTCGTCGGGCCCTGCGAGCCGCTGTGGGAACGCTGCCCGCCGCGCTTCGAGGAGGACATGTCCTGGATCGACGAGCGGCTCGCGGTCTTCGACTCGCCGGAACGGGCTCGTTCCTTGTTGACCGTGCGCGCGGCGATCTCCTCGGCGCGCCTGGTGCTCTCGCCGCGCTGCTCGGCGCTCTCCTTGATGTGCTCGTACTGACGTTCGCGCTTGGGGCTGGATCCGCGGGGCATGGCCTCTCCTCGACTCGTCACGTACCGATCCGGCGGCGGATCCACCGGACGCGCACCGCGTCTGCCCGGACGAGGGTGCATCACACCGCCTTCGGGTGGCGCTCATGTCCGCCCGTGCGCCGGAGGACCCGCGGCCGCGTTCACAGCCGGCGCGTGCACGTACAGGCAGCGTGCTGGGCCCCGCCGCCGGCCGCGACCGGGCCGGGTCCACCCGGGTCACGCGCGGTGCACGACGGGGCGGAACGGGTCAGAGCCTGTCAGGACCGGGCGGGGGAGAGCTCGGCGCGGACGAGGGCGGCCGCCAGCCTGGGCAGATCCTCGGCACCCACGAGATGCGCCAGGCCCTCGGCTGTCCGAGGGAGACCCAACTCGGCGGCAGCATGGCGAGCCCGCCGGTCGAAGGCGGGCCGCAGCTCGGGCCAGACGCCCTGTGCCTCGCGGCAGAAGATGTCGGCGCCCACCGGGCCGATCCGCGGCACTTCCCGGAGCAGCTCACGGATGCGGTCGGGGTCCTCGCACGCCGCCTTGCGCAGCCGTCGCAGGTCCCCGGCGTACCGGTCGCGGACGAGTTCGGCGCCCTCTGCGAGCGCCGTCGCCGTGCTTTCGTCGTAGCGGCGGTAGTGGGCACGGCCCAGTGCGTCCACCCGGTCCTGCCAGGAGGACGCGGCCATCGCCCGGGGCGTGCGCCACCCTGCGGCGAACACCTCGTGCGCGGCGGCCACCGCGATGTCCGCCTTGATGCGCACGGAGAACAGGACGCAGAGCGTCAGCAGTTGGTACAGCGGCATGGGGGTGTTCCGCAGGTGGATTCCCGCCTCCTCGGCATGGGTCCGCCCGTGTTCGGCCAGCAGTTCCCTCACGGTGGCACGCTGCGTCATGTCGGGCCTCCCTTCGTCCGGCCGGTGCGGGCTCCCACGGCTCCCCTACCCAGGTTCGCCGTCGTCAGGCGGACGTGTCCGGCATGTCCCGCGCCCGGCACGACTGCGGTCGTGATGCCGGGCGCGAGGGTCGGCGCGAGGCCGGGCGCGACCGCCTCCGGGCGGTGCCGCGGCCGGTCGGGCTCAGGCCTCCGTGGGGTCAGCGGGGATCGCGTGCACCTCGACCGGTTCGTTGCCGGGCTTCCCGCCCGGGCCCGGGGACGCCGACGCCCGTGCGGCGATCTCCAGGGCCCGGTCCTCGTTCTTGACGTCGACCAGCCAGTAGCCGGCCAGGATGCGGCCTTCCTGGGCCGGCCCGTCGGTCACCCGCGGCCGGCCGTCGCTCCCGGCTCGTACCGTCTTGACCAGTGACGGGCCCCCGAGGCCCTGACCGTCCACCCACTCCCCCGCCGAAACGAGGTCCTCGTTGAGGGCATTCATGTGGGCGAACATGGCCTTCGTGTCGTCCGCCGAGAACGACGACATGAGGGCGTCCCACTGGTCGGCAGGCACGTTCAACTGGATCATGTACTTCATGTTCCTCACCCTTCCCGGGCGGTTGTCCGGCTTCTCAGGCTCTTCGAGAAGGTAGACGGGCGGGCGGCGCGAAACTCATCGGTGGCCCTACGGTCGTTCGAAGGCCTGGAGCATGCCGCCGAACGAGAAGCACAGGGCGCCGGACAGCGTCCCCCAGTTCGCGATGTCGGCGTTGATCAGGCTTCCGGTGGCCGGCCGGGTGAAGGCGGCCAGTGCCGAGAGCATGAAGAGCACCGACCCCAACTGGTTCACGGCGACGATCCACCAGCCCAGACTGCGCGAACGAAAGCAGGGCCGGGACCTGTGGCAGATCTCGGCGAACGCGAGGTGGCCCGAGACCAGGAAGAGTACGCATCCGACCACGTCAGGGGCCCAGATGAGCCGGTTGGTCTGCTGAGCGGTGAGCCCTTGGAGGAAGGAGTCCAGAAGGTTGACGCCGAACACGAGCGTCCCCACGAACAGGACGAACGTGCTCAGCCAGTCCAACCGCATGGGCTCGTACCCCCACCACCTCCAGTCGGCGGTGACCAGGTCACCGCCCTGCCGGGAGTGGCGAGGCGCGTTCAGCGTCTGCAGGAGGGAGGTGTAGCCCCCGAGATTGAAGAACAGACCGCCGGCGAAGTAGAGGGAGGCGCTCTCGCCCGCGTCGCCCGATCCGAACTGGGCCACGGCGGCCCCGAGGGCGAAGAGCGCCCCTCCGATGACGAACGCGCCCGAGGCGAGGGCGTTCAGTCTGCGAAGGCGCCCGAGGGCTCCGGCGTCGGCACGCGCGGACACGGAAGCCGTGTCTCCCGGGCCCAGGACCGAGAGCACCCCCCGTCTGCGCGCGGCGCGCGACTCCCACACGACGGTTCCCCCGTCGGAGCGGTGCCAGGTGCGCCGGGTGGTGAAGGGTCCCGCGCCTTCGACGCGTTGCTCAGGCTGTCCCACGTCCCGAGACTAGCCCTGGGCGGGTGCCCCGACAGCCAGCGAAACGCGTGGCGAGGCCGCCCCGACCGCCCCCGGCCACATCCGCCCCTCGGGTTTCAGGTCTCACGCAGGCGTACGGCCAGGGCGGCGATGTCGTCGTCGAGGCGTCCTCTGCTGTAGCGGAGCAGGTCGCGGTGGAGAGTCGTGAGCAGTTCACGGGGTGGCGTCGGGGGTTGTCGACGCATCCAGGCCGCCAGCGGGAAGAACTCGCCGTCGCGCGCGCGGGCCTCCGCGATCCCGTCGGTGTAGAGGAGCAGCAGGTCTCCGGGGGCGAAGTCGAAGGAATCGACGTTGTAGTGCTCGCCGATGAGCTCCGCGAGGCTGAGCAGTGGCGAAGGGGTGGCGGATTCGAGGACACGGAGTCTCCCGCGGTTCAGGAGCAGTGGCGGGGGGTGTCCGCAGTTGAGGATGTCGACACGTCTGCCGTCGTGCGGGATCTGGACGAGGAGGGCGGTGGCGAAGCGTTCCATCGGCCCTTCGGGCGGAAAGGCGGCGTTGTAGCGGGTGCTGCTGGCGTCCAGCCTTCGTGCGACGTTGATCATGTCGCTCTCGCCGAAGGCCGCCTCGCGGAAGGCGTTGACGATCGCCGCGGCCGCCCCCACTGCCGGCAAGCCCTTGCCCCGCACATCGCCGATGAGCAGTCTGACCCCGTAGGGCGTGTCGACCACCTCGTAGAAGTCCCCGCCGATGCGGGCTTCCGCCGCGGCCGCGAGGTACAGCGACTCGATCTCCATGCGCCCGATGCGGCGTGGCATGGGGCTCAGCACCACCTGTTGCGCCGCGTCGGCGACGAGTCGTACCTGGATGAGGGTGCGCTCGCGCAGCAGCCGGACGTGGCTTCCGTACGCGGCGGCCACGGTGACCGCGATGATCCCCGCGGCCGTCCACCACGTTCCCAGGTCGGGGAAGACGAGGCCGAGGCCGATCATCAGGAGGAGGCAGACCGTCCCGAGCAGGACAGTGGGCAGGACCGGCCACATGGCGGCGGCCAGGGCCGGCGCCGCGGGCAAGAGACGGCTGAAGGCCATCTCCGGCGGTGTGGCGTAGGCCAGGCTGGCGATCACCACGGTCAGGATGACCGGCGACAGCCGCACGAACCATCCCCGGCCGTCGCGCCGGCGGAGCCACGGCCGCCCAGATTCGGTCACGTTTCTCACGATATCTGCGTAATGGTGGCATAGCGCCCCGACGAACACGGCCGGCGGGACTCGGGGCGTGCGCCACCCCTCCTCGACTCGAACAGGTGACCGAGTCCGTTGTCGTCGCGTCCGGCAGGACGACGTATGGCCCGCACGGGCGGCGGCTCCGTTCGGGGCCACGGCTCGGGGTGCGACCCCGGCGTGCGAACAGCCGGCCCACCTGCCGGGGCTGCGGGCTTCTCGTTCGGCGGCGCGGCGGGCGGCGCACTTCTCCGGCGTCGCCCAAGATCGGATGGTGGACCTCCTTCGCAATACGAGAACCCGGTACCGCGCGGTCCGCCTGCTCCCTGCCGTCATGATCGTGGCAGCGGCGGTCACCGACTTCGCGACGCCCCAGCAGGACCACTACGGCGCCTTCCTCTATGTGGTGCCCGGACTGGCCGCCGTGGGGTGGGGCATGTGGGGGACCATGGCCTTCGGGGCGGCCGCGATCGTGGTGCTGACCGTGCTGGAGGCGGACCGCGGAGAGCCTCCCTTTCGGGCCGCCCTGTCGTTCACCGTGCTGGTCGGGATGATCAGCGTGGTGGCGGCCTGGTCCAGCAGCGTCCGTCAGCGGCGTGAGAAGGAGCTGCGGCACGTCCGGGAGGTCGCGGACGTGGCACAGCGCGCCGTTCAACACCCGCTGCCCGAGCATCTGGGATGCGTCGACCTGCACCTCCTGTATGAGACGTCGGTGGCCGGCGCCCACCTGGGCGGCGACTTCTACAAGGCGCTCCAGGTGGAAGGCGCGGTGCGGGTGATGATCGGAGACGTGCAGGGCAAGGGGCTCGGGGCGGTCGAGATCGCGGCCGTGCTCCTCGGCTCCTTCAGAGAGTCGGCGTACACGGAACCCGACCTGGCCGCCATCGCCCGCAAGCTCGAGGCCAGCATGCGCCACTACGAGTCGCGCGTCGGCATCGACGACGCCGACCGCTTCGCGACCGTGATCCTGGCCGAGATTCCCACCGACCGCCCGGTGATGAGGCTGCTCAGCTGCGGTCACCCGCCACCCGTCCGTCAGGTGCGCGGCCACACGGCTCAGTATGTCGACTTCCCGCAGCCGTCCCTGCCCGTCCACCTTCCGGTCAGTGTCGAGGACGACCACACGGTCGAGGAAGTGCCCTTCGAGGTGGGTGACCGTGTGCTCATGTACACGGACGGCGTCAGTGAAACCCGCGATGCCTCCGGCGCCTTCTACCCGCTCGTCGAACGGGTATCGGCCTGGCAGGAGGTGGCGGACCGCGAGGTCCTGCCTCGACTCGCGGCCGACCTGCACCGGTTCAGCGCGCACGGCCTGGACGACGACACGGCCGCCGTGCTGGTCGTACGTGCCGCCGTCTCGCGCGCCGACGACGACACCCCGATGGCGCGGGTCGCCGGGGAACACGCCCGGTAGGCCGTGACGCGAGCCCTCGGCCCGGGCAGGCTCACCCGTCACCGTCCGTCCCGGACTCGCGGCAACCTTTCCGTCCGCGGTGGCAACTGGTTGGCGTCCACCACCAACCACCCGACCACCAGGACAGTGACTGATGCGCACCACTCGACACACGGCACGGCACCGCAGGCGCAGGCTCGGCCTGAGCGTGGGCATTCCGTTGGCAACGGCGACCGCAGCGGGCCTGGCGTACGGCGGGGCCTTCGGAACCTTCGGTGCGTTCGGTGCGTTCGGTGCGTTCGGTGCCGAAGCCTCGGCGAAGGCAGCGACGGCCGGTGCCACCCCGGCGTGGGCCCGGGAGGTCGCGGACGGCTTCGCCTCGGTCAACGCGCTGGGTCAGAAGGGCACTTACGGTGGGCGGGACGGCGCGATCGTCACCGTGCGGAACCTTGCCGACCTGGAGAGGTACGCCACCGCCTCGAAGCCGTACGTCATCGTCGTGGCCGGCACGATCACCATGGCCCCGAAGGGCAAGGAGATCAAGGTCGCCTCGGACAAGACCATCGTGGGCGCGGGCACTTCGGGCCAGATCGTCGGCGGCGGGTTCTTCCTGGGGCAGGGCGTACACAACGTGATCATCAGGAACCTGACGATCCGCGACTCGTACGCCGGGACGTGGAACGACAAGGACCACGACTGGGACGCGATCCAGATGGACGGCGCCCACCACGTGTGGATCGACCACAACAACCTGCGGAACATGGCCGACGGGCTGATCGACAGCCGCAAGGACACCACGTACCTGACGGTGTCCTGGAACCAGTTGAAGAACGACAACAAGGCCTTCGGCATAGGTTGGACCGATCACGTCACCGCCGACATCACGATCCACCACAACTGGTTCCACGAGACCGAGCAGCGCAATCCGTCCACCGACAACGTGGCGCACGCGCACCTGTACAACAACTTCCTCCAGGACGACCCGGATTCCTCCATCTCCGCTTCCTACGGCAACTACGCGCGGGGCGGAACCAGGATGGTGCTGGAGAACAGTTACTTCGAGGGCCTCGCCAACCCCGTCACCAAGGACGGAACGGCCTCACTCGTGCAGCGCGGGAACGTCTTCGTGCACACCACCGGCCGCAACGAGAGCGGCGGGACGGCCTTCGACCCGAGGACGTACTACCGCTACACCCTGGACCCGACCGCCGCCGTCCCCTCGAAGGTGAGGTCCGGCGCCGGCCCCCGTCCCACCATCGGCACAACGGCCGCCACCGCTCCCGCCACGGCCACGCTCTCCGTGGCCAAGGACGGCTCCGGCCGGTACAGGACCGTCCAAGCCGCCGTCGACGCGGTACCGGCGAACAACTCCACACGGGTCGTCATCAGCGTCAAGCCCGGCACCTACCGGGAAACGGTCAGGATCCCGTCGAACAAGCCGCACGTCACCCTGCAAGGGACCGGCGGCAGCCGCAGGGACACGGTCATCGTCCACGGCAACGCCTCCGGCACCCCCACACCGGACGGCTCGGGCACGTACGGCACTGCCGGCAGTGCGACCGTCGCGGTCGAGGCCGATGACTTCCAGGCCCGCAACCTCACCGTCTCCAACGACTTCGACGAGAAGGCCCACCGCGACGTCAGCGCACAGGCGGTCGCGCTGCGCACCGCCGCGGACAAGGTCCTCCTCGACAGTGTGATCATCACGGGTGACCAGGACACCCTTGAGATGGACGGCGCCGCGCGTGCGAGGCCCGGCCGGGTCTACATGACGAACTCGTACGTCGTCGGTACCGTCGACTTCGTCTTCGGCAGTGCCACCGCCGTGATCGACCGCTCGGTGATCACCCTCAAGAAGCGCTGGGACGGCACCTCGGCAGGCTGCGTCACCGCGCCCAGCACCCCCGCCGGCCGCAAGGGGTTCCTGATCGTCAACAGCACGTTCAACGGCGACGTGGCTCCCGGAAGCTTCGCCCTCGGCCGGCCGTGGCACGCGGGCGGCGACGCGTCCCTCGACCCGCAGACCACGGTGCGCGACTCCACGCTCGGCAGCGGCATCCGCCCCGCACCGTGGTCCGACATGGGCGGCTTCTCCTGGAAGGACGACCGCTTCGCGGAGTACGCGAACACCGGCCCGGGCTCCGGCACACCGAGCGGCGACCGCCCGCACCTGAGCGACGCCCGGGCCTCCGGCCAGGAGGTCGGGGACTGGTTGGGCGACTGGACCCCGGTGACCTCCTGAGGTCCACCCGTACAGGGCCTCCGACCTGCGGGTTCATGATGCAGTCGGGTTCGGCGGCCGATGCGGCCGCCGTCATCGACGCGGCGGGGCGGTTTCACGGGGTGGGCTCACGGGGTGGGTAGGTGGGGAGGTCGATCGCGTCGGCGGGGGGCGTGAACAACTTCGACGCCAGGCCACCGAGTCGGGCGGCGGCCGGGCTGCCGACGACCCTCAGGACGGTGTTCATCGTGGCGAGCCCGGCGCGGCCGCGCGGGTTGAGGATGCGCGGTGTGCCGGGCGGCAGCTTCTGCGCCTGGTCCACGTAGGGGCGCATGAGCATCTCGTACCGGGCGAACGCCGTGCGGTGCGGGTGGGCGGCGAGCTCGCCGGCGAGGATGTACGCACCGGTGAGCGCGAGGCTCGTGCTCATTCCGCTGAGCGGGGACGAGCAGTGGGCCGCGTCGCCGATCAAGGCCACCCGCCCCCTGGACCAGGACGGCATGCGGGCCTGGCCGACGGCGTCGAAGTAGAGCGGGGCGTCGTCCAGGGCGGCGAGCACCCGGGGCGCCTCCCAGCCGACGTCGGCGAAGGTGCGGCGCAGGATCGTGACGAGGTCGCGGTGGTCGAGCGCGTCGAGGCCCCGGACGTCGGACAGGAAGGCGAGCGTGGCCCGGATGGTGCCGAGGTTGTCCGGGCGCAGGGTGACGCTGCGACCGCGGCCGGCGCTGTGCCAGCGCCACAGGTCGGTGTCGGCGCCCGTGCGGGGGATGGTCAGATAGGCGATGTAGAAGTCGAGTTCGCGCACGGCGTCGATCTCGGGGAAGACCAGGAATCGGGTGCGGGAGCGCAGTCCCTCGGCGAGGACGACCAGGTCGAACGTGCGGGTCGGACCGTGGGCGAAGGTGACCGTGACCCCGTCCTCTTTGTCGTCGAGGGCGACGATCCGGTCGCCGAAGAGGTACTCGGTGTCCTCGCGGGTGCGGTCGATGATGATGCGGGACAGTTGGCCCCGCAGGATCTCCAGCTCGGCGGTGGCCCCGTCGGAGTCGGACGTGCCGGCCGCGAAGCGGGCGAGAGGGGCGCCGGTGGCGTCGACGAACTCGGTGCCCGTCTCACCGGTCGAGGCGGCGCGGATCGCGTCCTCGATGCCCATGCGGCGGGCGACCTCGCGGCCCGCGCCGCGGACGTCGATGTTCTGCCCGTCCTCGCGAAGCTCGTCGAAGCGTTCGACGACGGTGGTCTGCCGGCCCTGGGCGTTGAGCCAGTAGGCCAGGGCGGGGCCGGCGATGCCGGCTCCGGAGATCAGGACGGTGGGTGTGTGCACGGGGTCCCTTCGGCGAGGCAAACGGATCGGTCGTGTTGCTGGTCCATCCAACTACCGGAGGAGCAACGTGGGGAGGACATGCCGGTGCCCATGTGACCACGGCCCGCAGGCGGGTGGCCGGCGGCGCGGTCGTACGATCGGCGGATGAGTCCTGCGCTGGTTCTGATCGACCTGATGCCCCGTATCGTC of the Streptomyces sp. NBC_01426 genome contains:
- a CDS encoding PepSY domain-containing protein, whose protein sequence is MTTPSRLRGLAVSLAVSSTLMAGACGGSKAPVTSAPAAPSSSQASPTGGGAMTEDQRERMALVPAAKVQWNHAAATALGAVAKGRLVEIELTATRGASPGTASGSPSPAASAQAAGMPVWDVSVAAEDGTVHDVRVDAVTGKISRSRVEPGQDADDKSEIAEQVKAATSTAEKAVVTATGRTPGAVTAVELDDDVWSVDIVTPDWNKTTYDIDAAKGTVVREHVDRD
- a CDS encoding plasmid stabilization protein encodes the protein MPRGSSPKRERQYEHIKESAEQRGESTRRAEEIAARTVNKERARSGESKTASRSSIQDMSSSKRGGQRSHSGSQGPTKEQLYNEAKQRNIEGRSKMDKAELKRALGK
- a CDS encoding endonuclease, whose protein sequence is MTQRATVRELLAEHGRTHAEEAGIHLRNTPMPLYQLLTLCVLFSVRIKADIAVAAAHEVFAAGWRTPRAMAASSWQDRVDALGRAHYRRYDESTATALAEGAELVRDRYAGDLRRLRKAACEDPDRIRELLREVPRIGPVGADIFCREAQGVWPELRPAFDRRARHAAAELGLPRTAEGLAHLVGAEDLPRLAAALVRAELSPARS
- a CDS encoding YciI family protein, with protein sequence MKYMIQLNVPADQWDALMSSFSADDTKAMFAHMNALNEDLVSAGEWVDGQGLGGPSLVKTVRAGSDGRPRVTDGPAQEGRILAGYWLVDVKNEDRALEIAARASASPGPGGKPGNEPVEVHAIPADPTEA
- a CDS encoding PP2C family protein-serine/threonine phosphatase yields the protein MTESGRPWLRRRDGRGWFVRLSPVILTVVIASLAYATPPEMAFSRLLPAAPALAAAMWPVLPTVLLGTVCLLLMIGLGLVFPDLGTWWTAAGIIAVTVAAAYGSHVRLLRERTLIQVRLVADAAQQVVLSPMPRRIGRMEIESLYLAAAAEARIGGDFYEVVDTPYGVRLLIGDVRGKGLPAVGAAAAIVNAFREAAFGESDMINVARRLDASSTRYNAAFPPEGPMERFATALLVQIPHDGRRVDILNCGHPPPLLLNRGRLRVLESATPSPLLSLAELIGEHYNVDSFDFAPGDLLLLYTDGIAEARARDGEFFPLAAWMRRQPPTPPRELLTTLHRDLLRYSRGRLDDDIAALAVRLRET
- a CDS encoding PP2C family protein-serine/threonine phosphatase; this encodes MIVAAAVTDFATPQQDHYGAFLYVVPGLAAVGWGMWGTMAFGAAAIVVLTVLEADRGEPPFRAALSFTVLVGMISVVAAWSSSVRQRREKELRHVREVADVAQRAVQHPLPEHLGCVDLHLLYETSVAGAHLGGDFYKALQVEGAVRVMIGDVQGKGLGAVEIAAVLLGSFRESAYTEPDLAAIARKLEASMRHYESRVGIDDADRFATVILAEIPTDRPVMRLLSCGHPPPVRQVRGHTAQYVDFPQPSLPVHLPVSVEDDHTVEEVPFEVGDRVLMYTDGVSETRDASGAFYPLVERVSAWQEVADREVLPRLAADLHRFSAHGLDDDTAAVLVVRAAVSRADDDTPMARVAGEHAR
- a CDS encoding pectinesterase family protein, with translation MRTTRHTARHRRRRLGLSVGIPLATATAAGLAYGGAFGTFGAFGAFGAFGAEASAKAATAGATPAWAREVADGFASVNALGQKGTYGGRDGAIVTVRNLADLERYATASKPYVIVVAGTITMAPKGKEIKVASDKTIVGAGTSGQIVGGGFFLGQGVHNVIIRNLTIRDSYAGTWNDKDHDWDAIQMDGAHHVWIDHNNLRNMADGLIDSRKDTTYLTVSWNQLKNDNKAFGIGWTDHVTADITIHHNWFHETEQRNPSTDNVAHAHLYNNFLQDDPDSSISASYGNYARGGTRMVLENSYFEGLANPVTKDGTASLVQRGNVFVHTTGRNESGGTAFDPRTYYRYTLDPTAAVPSKVRSGAGPRPTIGTTAATAPATATLSVAKDGSGRYRTVQAAVDAVPANNSTRVVISVKPGTYRETVRIPSNKPHVTLQGTGGSRRDTVIVHGNASGTPTPDGSGTYGTAGSATVAVEADDFQARNLTVSNDFDEKAHRDVSAQAVALRTAADKVLLDSVIITGDQDTLEMDGAARARPGRVYMTNSYVVGTVDFVFGSATAVIDRSVITLKKRWDGTSAGCVTAPSTPAGRKGFLIVNSTFNGDVAPGSFALGRPWHAGGDASLDPQTTVRDSTLGSGIRPAPWSDMGGFSWKDDRFAEYANTGPGSGTPSGDRPHLSDARASGQEVGDWLGDWTPVTS
- a CDS encoding FAD-dependent monooxygenase, with product MHTPTVLISGAGIAGPALAYWLNAQGRQTTVVERFDELREDGQNIDVRGAGREVARRMGIEDAIRAASTGETGTEFVDATGAPLARFAAGTSDSDGATAELEILRGQLSRIIIDRTREDTEYLFGDRIVALDDKEDGVTVTFAHGPTRTFDLVVLAEGLRSRTRFLVFPEIDAVRELDFYIAYLTIPRTGADTDLWRWHSAGRGRSVTLRPDNLGTIRATLAFLSDVRGLDALDHRDLVTILRRTFADVGWEAPRVLAALDDAPLYFDAVGQARMPSWSRGRVALIGDAAHCSSPLSGMSTSLALTGAYILAGELAAHPHRTAFARYEMLMRPYVDQAQKLPPGTPRILNPRGRAGLATMNTVLRVVGSPAAARLGGLASKLFTPPADAIDLPTYPPREPTP